TTGACTACTACTTCTTGATATAAATCATCTCTAACATAACTATCTATGGCGTAATGATTTAATCTCTTTCTGATTTTAGGTTCTAGCTGTTTTAAGTACTGTGCTAAATCTGTACTATTTTCAATACATAACTTACTCGGTTGCTTGTGTTCTTCAGTTGTTTTATTACGTACCATATGTAGAGTCCTTTCTTAAAATTACAGACATCATACATAATTCCTCTTGTTAAATCAATACTGCTAAATCAGTCTTTTTTACGATCCCCACGTCTTATTTTTTCAAATTCTTCTAATATGTCATTTGAAAGTTCAATACGAGTACGTGGTTTGCGTTCTTTGAAGCCATCAAGCGACTTTGAAATTGTTGCTTCGCTTTCTTTTAAATCTCGCCACATTTCTCTAGAAGAAATTCTATAAGCACCCGTTCCAAATATGGCGTGTTGTTCACTCATATCACTCGTTACAACTGTAATGTGTGTAGTATATTTGTCATACAAATCATAAACATATTTTTCAATATAACTATCGGCAGTTTCTTTTTCTTTTGTAAAAACGACTTTAACACCATGGTACATGTATTCGGACTGCATACCAGATTGATCGTAAGCATCAAATACACAAAGCACTTCATCTGCAATCACAGCACTATAATTAGCAATGGTAATAAGTAGTTTTTCTCGAGATTCTTCTAGGTTTCCTTGGGCTAATTTACTT
The genomic region above belongs to Staphylococcus durrellii and contains:
- a CDS encoding NYN domain-containing protein, with the protein product MKSRYLIIDGYNMIGQSTELSKLAQGNLEESREKLLITIANYSAVIADEVLCVFDAYDQSGMQSEYMYHGVKVVFTKEKETADSYIEKYVYDLYDKYTTHITVVTSDMSEQHAIFGTGAYRISSREMWRDLKESEATISKSLDGFKERKPRTRIELSNDILEEFEKIRRGDRKKD